The stretch of DNA TCTTTTTCAGCAGGCTGACCAAAAACATTTGGGCGAGACTGCTGTTCAACACGGGCGTGTTCACCTTCACCATGTTTCTGATCGCCTGGGAATTGAAAATCGCCCTGGATCTTCCCTTCTTTCTCTCCTGGCTGACGACGGCGGCCGGGGAATTCATCGTCATGGCCATCGGCATGCCGTTGATGCACGCCATTCATAAAAGAGTCCGTTTCGACAAACTCCTTTAAATTCGGGAAAAGGGGGCTCCTTGCTCCCTCCTTCCCCGGATTGTTTTGGAACGTCCGAAGATGTCTTCCCGTGAACGGAAAACTTGAATTTTTAAAACCGCACGAGACCTTCCCCCTGCAAAAATTTCCTCGAGAACCGGCAAAGAGCCCCGTCGCTTCTGCCCGAAGGGAATACCGGACATTCCCCCATCTTCCGGCAGGAATTCTAAGCCGCGGCCATGTCCTAAGCCGGCTGTCATTGGCATACCAAAAGAGGATCCTTGTCCGTTTCCGTAAATTTCCGGCTTCCTTTCCCGACCCGACGACTAATGAGCCTGCCCTATCAAAACCCTTGTTTCCGGCAGGAGTGAAATACGAGAAGTTGTTTCGCACAGGGCAAATCCCATGCCCTTTCGGACCAAACCAAAAGTTGCGCTTATGTCTTGCAAAGGAGGGCGCCGAAAAGACCTGGGAATCCGGCCGCCTCCCCTTTCCGGGACTTGCGCCCTCCCAATTCTGGCGCCGTACTTTTTACCTGTCCCTTCCCGCTTGTCCGGGGAAGGGCCTTTTTTATTTGCAGATTACAGAAAAAAGGAATTTCTCGCTTTTTACCGAAATAAGTAGAAACGCAGGATTTTTCGGCATGATCCGGCGACAACTTTACATGAAAACGAGAGGAGGACGGCCATGCTGGAGACCCTTCATTTGACCAAACAATTCAAGCGTTTGAAAGCCGTCGATGATGTCAACCTTCATTTAAACAAAGGCGAGATTGTCGGGCTGCTCGGGCCGAACGGGGCGGGGAAATCGACGACCATCTCCATCATCTCCACCCTGATGCCGCCCACTTCCGGAGAGGTGCTGCTGGAAGGGGAAAGCGTTTTGCAAAACCCGGGGAAGATCCGGAAAATCATGGGGGTTGTTCCCCAGGAAATCGCCCTTTACAACGATTTTTCCGCAAGGGAAAACCTGCATTTTTTCGGCAGGATCTACCGGATGTCCGGGGAAAGATTGAACCGAAAAATCGACGAAGTGCTGGAGATCATCGGGCTTTCCGAACGGCCGAAGGATCTTGTCAAAACCTTTTCCGGCGGAATGAAGCGGCGGTTGAACATCGGCGCCGCCCTTTTGCATGATCCGGAATTTCTCATCATGGACGAACCGACCGTCGGCATCGATCCCCAATCGCGAAACTACATCCTGGAGACGGTAAAAAAGCTGAACGAGGAAAAAAGGATCACCGTCCTTTATACGAGCCATTACATGGAAGAAGTGGAATTTTTGTGCGACCGGATCTACATCATGGACCAGGGCAGGATCATCGCCCACGGGACGAAGGAGGAATTGAAGCGGCTGATATCCGGGGAGACCACGATCCTCCTGAAAGTCGGGCAGGTGAACGAAAGGTTCATGGGAGCCTTGGGGAATCATCCGGTCGTAAAAAACTTCACGGCGGAAGACAACCATTTTACCATCCTTACGGAAAAGGAAGGCAACGTCTTTTCCCACTTATTCAAACTGGCGGAAGAGACGGATACGGACATCACAAGCGTGGAAATCAAAACCCCGACGCTGGAGGACGTATTTTTGCACCTGACCGGAAAGGCATTGCGGGATTAAGGGGTGAAAGGATGCTCGGCACATTTCTGAAAAAACAAATTTTGCTGATGGTGAGAAACAGGCAGGAGATCATCGTCCTGTTGATCATGCCCTTCGTCTTGATCTCCATCCTCGGTTTCGCCCTGGGAAATCTCCTGAATCGGGGAGAAATCGATTTGAACGCGAAACTCGCCGTCGTCCACCACGGCGATGAAGAGGAGGATTTGGCAAAGATCAAAAAGGAAACGGCCGAATGGCAAATGCCGGCGGAGCAGCAGCGGGCGATGGAGGAAGCCCTGCGGGCGATGGCGCCGCTTTCCCTCCTGAAAAAAGAAGTATTTCCGCCGTTGGAATCGGAAGGGCTGTTAAAAGTGGAATACATCAGCGGCGATGAAGCGGAAAAGCGAAAGAAGGATTTCGCCGCCATCTTGGAAATCCCCGAACATTTTACCTATGACCTGCTGCATTATTTTCTTTTCGAAGAAGGGGAAAAACCGAAACTGTCCCTGACCGTCCGGGAAGGCAATGAAATCTCTTCGCAAATGATTGAAGATATTCTCCTGCAAGTGGAAAAACAATATGCCATCTTCCGGGCGATCGGCAAAACGGGCGGCGAAGGCGCCCCCTTACAGCTGACGGATGCGCCCATGGAAGGGTCTTTCGAAACGGTTTCCAAAAGCGAACCGATCAACGCCTTCACCTATTACACGGCGGGGATGGGCGTCATGTTCGCCCTGTATATCGCTTCCAACATGGCCTCCTATGCCTTGCGGGAAAAACGGTCGAACGTTTTCCACCGGATCATGCTGGCCGATGTGAAACGGGGCGCGTACCTATTCGGCATTTTTGCCTCCGGGGCAATGTTAGCCTTCATCCAAATCATGATCTTGTTCGGGCTTTCCTTTTTCGTCTACAAGGTCAAATGGCCGGATCTTGCGTCCTTTTTCCTCGTTTCGGCCTTTCTCAGCCTTGCGGTGGGGAGCATCTCCGTCTTGCTGACTTCCGTCAATTACAAGTTGAATTCGGAAAATGCCTCGAATCTGTTCAGCAGCATCATCGTTTCCATCTTTGCTTTCCTGGGGGGAAGCTATTTTCCGGTCAGCCAAATATCGGAGACATTGCAGAACCTGGGCAGCTACACGCCGAACGGGGCGGCCTTCAGCGGGTATTTGAAAATTTTGCAAGGATACGGGATTTCCGAAATCAGTCCGTCGCTCCTGGCCCTGGGCATTTTCACCGCAATCATCTTTTGCATCGGGATCTTCCTTTTCCCGGGAAGGAGGAATGAAGCATGACGGCAGTGCTCGCGGCAAAATTCCGTCTGTTTCTGCGGAAACCTTGGCCTTTCCTCGCCATGACCGGTTTCTGCATCGTTTTCGCCTTTCTGTTCGGCGGGATGAAGGTCACCCATATCGAAATTCCCGTCTCGAGCAAGCTTTCCGAGGCGGAAACAAAATCCATGCTGAAAGAACTGAATCAATCGGATTTATTCATTTTCACCGAAAAGAAGGAAGAAGAGTTGAAAAGGCTGGTCCGGGACGGGCGAAGCGAAGCCGGGCTCATCTTGGAAGAGGATCATTTCCGCATCATCCGGGCGACCCACACGCCGAATATCCTTTTGCTCAGCCAGTTCGTCGGGCAAATTTACCGGCAGGAACTTCTGAAAAAACAACTGGCCGAAAACGCCGGACCGGACGGTTCCAAAGATGCGGAACAAG from Caldibacillus debilis DSM 16016 encodes:
- a CDS encoding ABC transporter ATP-binding protein: MLETLHLTKQFKRLKAVDDVNLHLNKGEIVGLLGPNGAGKSTTISIISTLMPPTSGEVLLEGESVLQNPGKIRKIMGVVPQEIALYNDFSARENLHFFGRIYRMSGERLNRKIDEVLEIIGLSERPKDLVKTFSGGMKRRLNIGAALLHDPEFLIMDEPTVGIDPQSRNYILETVKKLNEEKRITVLYTSHYMEEVEFLCDRIYIMDQGRIIAHGTKEELKRLISGETTILLKVGQVNERFMGALGNHPVVKNFTAEDNHFTILTEKEGNVFSHLFKLAEETDTDITSVEIKTPTLEDVFLHLTGKALRD
- a CDS encoding ABC transporter permease, translating into MLGTFLKKQILLMVRNRQEIIVLLIMPFVLISILGFALGNLLNRGEIDLNAKLAVVHHGDEEEDLAKIKKETAEWQMPAEQQRAMEEALRAMAPLSLLKKEVFPPLESEGLLKVEYISGDEAEKRKKDFAAILEIPEHFTYDLLHYFLFEEGEKPKLSLTVREGNEISSQMIEDILLQVEKQYAIFRAIGKTGGEGAPLQLTDAPMEGSFETVSKSEPINAFTYYTAGMGVMFALYIASNMASYALREKRSNVFHRIMLADVKRGAYLFGIFASGAMLAFIQIMILFGLSFFVYKVKWPDLASFFLVSAFLSLAVGSISVLLTSVNYKLNSENASNLFSSIIVSIFAFLGGSYFPVSQISETLQNLGSYTPNGAAFSGYLKILQGYGISEISPSLLALGIFTAIIFCIGIFLFPGRRNEA